A section of the Acidobacteriota bacterium genome encodes:
- a CDS encoding C4-type zinc ribbon domain-containing protein has translation MHPHLEKLLKLQVIDYDLGELERSKDYLPDMMENLQREMKEVKQKLDDATKQLEEAKTRQKRLELEIKGKETALQKYQQQMMSIKTNKEYDALVAEIDAIKEAISSRETELLETIELVSTLEKDIVQLTEKDDQTNENNTRQLEILQEKVDSIGSKVSDKQDSRREIVDSIPRAVLSTYERVRRGKGGRAVVVVKKRACSACFKALTPKKTQEIKRADRLYSCDSCGSLLYWNNEESN, from the coding sequence ATGCATCCCCATCTCGAAAAGCTGTTGAAACTTCAGGTTATTGACTACGACCTTGGTGAACTCGAGCGATCCAAGGACTACTTGCCCGACATGATGGAAAACCTCCAGCGCGAGATGAAGGAAGTAAAGCAGAAACTTGACGATGCCACCAAGCAGTTGGAAGAGGCGAAAACCAGGCAAAAGAGGCTGGAACTGGAGATCAAGGGCAAAGAGACGGCCTTGCAGAAATACCAGCAGCAGATGATGTCAATCAAGACCAACAAGGAATACGACGCGCTGGTGGCCGAGATTGACGCCATCAAGGAAGCCATCTCCTCGAGGGAGACGGAACTGCTGGAGACGATAGAGCTGGTCTCGACGCTGGAAAAGGACATCGTCCAGTTGACCGAAAAGGATGACCAGACCAATGAGAACAATACGAGGCAACTGGAGATCCTTCAGGAGAAAGTTGACTCGATCGGGTCCAAGGTCTCCGACAAGCAGGACTCGCGTCGTGAGATAGTTGATTCCATACCGAGGGCTGTCCTGTCCACGTACGAGCGGGTTCGGCGGGGCAAGGGAGGCCGAGCGGTAGTCGTGGTCAAGAAAAGGGCCTGCAGTGCCTGTTTCAAGGCACTCACTCCAAAGAAGACACAGGAGATCAAGCGAGCCGACAGGCTGTATAGCTGCGACAGCTGCGGTTCGCTCCTGTACTGGAACAATGAGGAATCCAACTGA
- the guaB gene encoding IMP dehydrogenase, translating into MAEIYQETALTFDDVLLVPGYSRILPRDVDISTEIAPGIALNIPLVSAAMDTVTEARLAIALARQGGVGFIHKNLTPQAQAAEVDKVKRSESGMIVDPITLNPQKTIGDALEVMHKFSISGIPITEKGKLVGILTNRDLRFQKETSLPISDVMTKENLVTLKEGAELDTAKEILHKHRIEKVLIVDDNYMLKGMITVKDIMKKIQYPLAAKDERGRLRVAAAVGVGPDLEERAAALIGAGVDLLAVDSSHGHSEGVLKAVALLKKKYGGIPVIAGNVATADGAKALVDAGADSVKVGIGPGSICTTRVVTGAGMPQVTAILNVVEALAGTGVRVIGDGGIRFSGDITKSLACGADAVMIGSLLAGTEESPGESILFEGRSYKAYRGMGSVEAMQAGSSDRYFQEHTDRASKFVAEGVEGRVPFKGKLTDLVYQLLGGVRSGMGLCGATSLADLKSKARMVRITSAGLIESHPHSVPISKDAPNYRRNM; encoded by the coding sequence ATGGCAGAGATTTATCAGGAGACGGCGCTGACGTTTGACGACGTATTGCTGGTTCCGGGCTACTCCCGGATTCTGCCGCGTGACGTCGACATCAGCACCGAAATCGCGCCCGGAATCGCGCTCAACATACCGCTGGTGTCGGCTGCGATGGACACGGTCACGGAAGCTCGGCTGGCCATCGCGCTGGCCCGCCAGGGGGGGGTCGGCTTCATCCACAAGAATCTGACTCCGCAAGCCCAGGCCGCCGAGGTGGACAAGGTCAAGCGGTCCGAGTCCGGAATGATCGTTGATCCGATCACGCTCAATCCCCAAAAGACCATCGGCGACGCTCTGGAGGTTATGCACAAATTCTCCATCTCCGGGATTCCGATTACTGAAAAGGGGAAGCTGGTAGGAATTCTCACCAACCGGGACCTGCGTTTTCAAAAGGAGACTTCGCTTCCGATCAGCGACGTGATGACCAAGGAGAACCTGGTCACGTTAAAAGAGGGTGCCGAACTGGACACGGCGAAGGAAATTCTGCACAAGCATCGGATCGAGAAAGTCCTGATCGTGGATGACAACTACATGCTCAAGGGAATGATCACGGTCAAGGACATCATGAAGAAGATACAGTATCCGTTGGCCGCCAAGGATGAGCGGGGGCGGTTGCGCGTCGCGGCGGCGGTCGGTGTCGGGCCCGATCTTGAGGAACGGGCCGCCGCCCTGATCGGCGCGGGCGTGGACCTTCTGGCCGTGGATAGTTCGCACGGGCACAGCGAGGGCGTGCTCAAAGCGGTTGCATTACTCAAAAAGAAGTACGGCGGCATACCCGTGATAGCCGGCAACGTGGCCACGGCCGACGGAGCCAAGGCCCTGGTTGATGCCGGCGCCGATTCGGTGAAGGTGGGTATCGGGCCGGGGTCGATCTGTACCACCCGGGTGGTAACCGGCGCCGGCATGCCTCAGGTGACGGCCATTCTAAACGTCGTTGAAGCGCTTGCCGGCACAGGGGTTCGCGTCATCGGCGACGGTGGCATCCGTTTTTCCGGCGACATCACCAAGTCGCTCGCCTGCGGCGCGGACGCGGTGATGATCGGCTCGCTTTTGGCCGGTACCGAGGAATCTCCCGGGGAATCGATTCTCTTTGAAGGTCGTTCGTATAAGGCATACAGGGGGATGGGTTCGGTGGAGGCGATGCAGGCCGGCAGTTCCGACCGATATTTCCAGGAGCACACGGACCGGGCCAGCAAATTTGTCGCCGAGGGGGTCGAAGGCCGGGTTCCGTTCAAAGGCAAGCTGACCGACCTGGTCTACCAGTTGCTCGGGGGAGTGCGGTCAGGAATGGGACTGTGCGGAGCGACATCTCTTGCCGATCTTAAGAGTAAGGCCCGGATGGTTCGGATAACCAGTGCCGGGCTGATTGAGTCGCATCCGCATTCGGTGCCGATTAGCAAGGATGCGCCCAACTACCGGCGAAATATGTGA
- the recJ gene encoding single-stranded-DNA-specific exonuclease RecJ translates to MNWAQRPTSVQWVLAPEPDRSVVSGLAEETGLKGDILRILINRQLDTPDLIQKFLHPELSDLHDPFTMSGMAEGVERAVRALMENERIMIYGDYDVDGITATALLYMVFNKLGAQVSFYLPNRLTHGYGLSVDGINEAKSQGVSLVITVDTGITAVEEVGFAASQGIDVVVTDHHEPGETIPKAYAVINPKQPDCEYGGELSGVGVAFKFTQALYHRLAQDESELYEHLDLVALGTSADIVPLVGENRILTKYGIKQIPRTTKPGLKSLAFVSGLMGKEISTGQIVFVLAPRINALGRLGDAREAIRLLSTRDERVASDIARKLDSENKRRKEIDEQTLEEALEQMHELVDTENDKAIVLAAEGWHQGVIGIVASRLVEKYHLPTVMIAISDGEGKGSARSIPGFHLCEALKECEDLLIRYGGHKYAAGLSIKQEHIPEFRERFKAVSRRELTTEDTIPKLNIDLEIELSDIDDEFVRSIEAFSPFGPQNMRPILLTRNCELVRQPYVVGKNHLKMRVRKGETLFDVIGFGFGHMAKVISDKGCLVDIVYAVEYNTFHDRTYIQLRLRDIKLTAGDMSPGYR, encoded by the coding sequence ATGAACTGGGCTCAACGGCCAACGTCGGTCCAGTGGGTTCTGGCCCCCGAGCCTGACCGGTCGGTGGTTTCCGGGCTGGCGGAGGAGACGGGTTTAAAGGGGGATATCCTCAGGATACTCATAAATCGTCAGCTTGACACTCCGGACCTTATCCAGAAGTTCCTGCATCCTGAGCTTTCGGACCTGCATGATCCGTTCACGATGTCCGGCATGGCGGAAGGCGTGGAGCGGGCCGTTCGGGCATTGATGGAAAACGAGCGGATCATGATCTACGGCGACTACGACGTGGACGGCATTACGGCCACGGCGCTGCTGTACATGGTCTTCAACAAACTGGGAGCGCAGGTCAGTTTTTACCTGCCGAACCGTCTGACCCACGGCTACGGCCTGTCTGTCGACGGAATCAACGAGGCGAAGTCACAGGGAGTATCACTCGTTATCACTGTTGATACCGGGATCACGGCCGTCGAGGAGGTGGGCTTTGCCGCCTCCCAGGGTATCGACGTCGTTGTCACGGATCACCACGAACCCGGCGAGACCATTCCCAAGGCCTACGCGGTTATCAACCCCAAGCAGCCGGACTGTGAGTACGGCGGTGAACTCTCAGGCGTGGGGGTGGCGTTTAAATTCACTCAGGCGCTGTACCATCGGCTGGCCCAGGATGAGAGCGAACTGTATGAGCACCTCGATCTGGTCGCGCTGGGGACCTCGGCGGATATCGTGCCGCTGGTCGGGGAGAACCGCATTCTGACAAAGTACGGCATCAAGCAAATCCCGCGCACCACCAAGCCGGGCTTGAAATCGCTCGCCTTCGTGTCGGGTCTGATGGGCAAGGAGATCAGTACCGGGCAGATAGTGTTCGTCCTGGCTCCCCGGATCAATGCGCTGGGGCGGCTGGGGGACGCACGGGAGGCGATCCGTTTACTGTCGACGCGCGACGAGCGAGTCGCGTCGGACATCGCCCGTAAGCTCGACAGCGAGAACAAGCGGCGCAAGGAAATCGACGAGCAGACGCTGGAGGAGGCTCTCGAGCAAATGCACGAGTTGGTCGACACGGAGAACGACAAGGCCATCGTGCTGGCCGCCGAAGGCTGGCACCAGGGGGTGATCGGTATCGTGGCCAGCCGCCTCGTCGAGAAGTATCACCTGCCGACGGTCATGATCGCCATATCCGACGGCGAAGGCAAGGGGTCGGCCCGCTCCATCCCCGGGTTTCACCTGTGCGAGGCGCTCAAGGAGTGCGAGGACCTCCTGATTCGCTATGGCGGCCACAAGTATGCCGCCGGCCTGTCTATCAAGCAGGAGCACATACCCGAATTCCGCGAACGGTTCAAGGCCGTTTCACGGCGTGAACTCACTACCGAGGATACCATTCCCAAGCTCAATATCGACCTGGAAATAGAACTGTCTGACATCGATGATGAGTTTGTCAGGTCAATCGAGGCCTTCTCGCCGTTCGGCCCTCAGAACATGCGGCCGATCCTCCTGACGCGTAACTGCGAGTTGGTCCGGCAGCCTTACGTGGTGGGGAAAAACCATCTCAAGATGCGCGTGCGCAAAGGCGAGACGTTATTTGACGTTATCGGGTTCGGGTTCGGCCATATGGCCAAGGTGATTTCCGACAAGGGCTGTCTGGTTGACATTGTATACGCCGTCGAATACAACACCTTCCATGACCGTACCTACATTCAACTTCGCCTGCGCGACATCAAGCTCACCGCCGGCGATATGTCCCCGGGTTACAGGTAG
- the meaB gene encoding methylmalonyl Co-A mutase-associated GTPase MeaB: protein MLERFYAGDVRSLSRLISIVENRSDGYRELLARLYERVGGSVRIGLTGPPGAGKSTLLNSLARQYLSDGRKVGVIAVDPTSPFSGGALLGDRVRMQEFPSDGSFYFRSMATRGATGGLASATDNVGIVYDAFGFDITLIETVGVGQVELDIIDSCDTVVVVLVPESGDAVQTMKAGLMEIADLFCVNKADRPGADRIVSELRQTLDTRKRLAAEWEVPIIPTQAVTGKNVDALYAAILKHVEVMQAAGQFEAHRREQVRRKILNILKNRFQREFIERVVGRTEFDRIIDDVRNGRTNPFLIGDRLYEEFCRD, encoded by the coding sequence ATGCTCGAGAGGTTTTATGCCGGTGACGTCCGGTCGCTGTCCAGGCTCATCAGCATCGTCGAAAACCGCAGCGACGGTTACCGGGAACTTCTCGCCCGGCTGTACGAGCGGGTCGGCGGCTCGGTTCGCATCGGCCTGACCGGTCCGCCGGGGGCCGGCAAGTCAACGCTGCTCAACAGCCTGGCCCGGCAGTATCTGTCCGATGGCAGGAAGGTCGGTGTCATCGCGGTGGACCCCACGTCGCCATTCAGCGGGGGGGCCCTCCTCGGCGACCGGGTGCGGATGCAGGAGTTTCCGTCCGACGGCAGTTTCTACTTCCGGTCCATGGCGACGCGCGGAGCCACCGGGGGGCTGGCTTCGGCCACCGACAACGTGGGCATTGTGTACGATGCCTTCGGATTCGACATCACCCTCATAGAGACGGTCGGCGTGGGTCAGGTGGAGCTTGACATCATTGACTCCTGCGATACCGTGGTGGTGGTGCTCGTGCCCGAGTCGGGCGACGCCGTGCAGACCATGAAGGCCGGCTTGATGGAGATCGCCGACCTGTTCTGTGTCAACAAGGCAGACCGCCCGGGAGCCGACCGCATCGTCTCGGAGCTGCGGCAGACTCTCGATACGCGGAAAAGACTCGCGGCGGAGTGGGAGGTGCCGATCATCCCGACCCAGGCCGTTACCGGCAAGAACGTCGATGCTCTGTATGCCGCTATTCTCAAGCACGTTGAGGTGATGCAGGCCGCTGGCCAGTTCGAGGCGCACCGCCGGGAACAGGTCAGGAGGAAGATCCTGAATATCCTGAAGAACCGGTTCCAGCGCGAGTTCATCGAGCGGGTTGTCGGTCGCACGGAATTCGACCGCATTATTGACGACGTCCGCAACGGCCGGACCAACCCGTTCCTGATCGGTGACAGGCTGTACGAAGAGTTTTGCCGGGATTGA